The Bos taurus isolate L1 Dominette 01449 registration number 42190680 breed Hereford chromosome 16, ARS-UCD2.0, whole genome shotgun sequence genome includes the window CATTTAGTTGCTTGCAACTTTTCCCTCCTATAAATAATACTACAGATGTTTGGGCATgcaaacttttctttctctgtttccttggGAAAAAATCTAGTGGGAAATTAGTCAACTGTCCAGGAGGGTGTCGTTGTTCTGCTCTGTTACCAGGGGACGTTCTAGGTGGATTCTCCCTAATGTCAAGAAACTGAATCAGGTGATGCCATGAGGCTTCAGGATGATCTGCGCTctgatatttcttctttgtttccctATAGCTTCTATGGAATTCACACAGACACCCATGGCAGCTACTACTGCCACAGTGTCAGCCAGCCCAGAAATATCTTCACCTGTCCCTACAACTACATTCGACTGGAGAAGCATGAACTCAAGTACTTTTAGAAGCACCAGCCTCTACGATGTCTCTCAGGACAGCAATGGGACCACAGCAGTCACCTTAGGTAAAGATTTCTCATCTCACCCCAGAAGGATGCTGCTGGCCCTTGGGTAGAGCATTAGGATATTTGCAAACCACCTCTGTCCTCCATGTTCCCCCACAGATGGAAACATACAAGCTCCTTTTAATAATGGCTTGAGTATCATGCTTAGGGAACCCTGAAGTATGTTCTAGACAATTCTTCCTGTAGTGACAGCTTTCTCCAGTCAATGTCTGGGCTGCTCGTTCTGATCAGTAACTCTCCTTGTACTCCTGAGTCCAGCTTAGTGAGAAAAGAAGAATCTATGATCTTTTCTAAGTAAAGCAAACCATGTACAAATTGGGGGTCTTTGGTGTCTCTAAGGTACCAGTTTCAGCGTTCAGTTTCAGCGTCTTGGAGGGCATTTCTAACACATTCTAGATTATAGCTCTGGTTTCAACAGCTGGCTGGAAATGAGTTGCCAAGGGTTAGGACATGAAGCAACTTTTAACTCCCCAGATTCCCTTTTCTGGGTTGAAGTCCGAGCCTATGTGAATGAactgagatgtgtgtgtgtgtgtgtgtgtgtctgtgtctgtgtgtttatgCCATTGTGCACGTGTTCACACTTGTGTATTGGTCAGTTCCAGCATCTACAGACAGTTTCACGTCTACCTCTGAGACCCTCCCAGCCTCTGGGGCCGTGAACTCTTCTGTCCAGTCACAGACCTCTTTAGCCACCACGGTGTCTTCTACCCTCATCAGCTTTGCGACTTCAGAGGCGACTCTGCAGCCCAGCACTTTTCCTGGAAATATTTCGGATTCCCTGTACAATAGTACCAGCCCTGTGACTTTTTCCATTATTACCTCTCCATCATTTTCTCCTACCCAAAGTATCCTCAAGGTGGGTGAATTGGGCTAAAAATGACAGATTACCTACCCCCTTACTTCATATGTATGCAagctctctcccttccccttaaCCTCTGCTTATCCAAACCAATGAATTTTGATCATATAGGAGTTCACATGAGAATTATGCAGCTTAAATATTGCTGAAAGGGGAGGAAAAGGGTAGGGTTTGGTGGCAAGACTGATCTGTGCCATGGGTATAATGTTTCTAGAGAGTAGAGAGTGAAGAGGATTCTCAGAAATCCATCCAGTCCTTGGTGGTTCTTTCTTATACCCCTTGGTCTAGTCATGGACCAAGGTACCACTCGCCTTTGGGCATATTTGGAAACTATCTTGCACTTAATGGTGCTGCTTTCCCCAAAATGTTTAGGGTGAATACTATTTCCTTTCTGCGAGAGGGTTTGGTGGTATGCCAGGTGTAGAGAGGCAGTGAGGAGCTAAGAAGACTAGGGGTGTTGAGCTCAATCTGCCTTGTTCAGTCTTGGGACTAGTGACTATCAACAGCTTTCAGCAGGAAGAGTAGAAAATATGAGGGCGTGGAGCCTGTCAGCAGGcatgggagacctggtttctgtTTTTAAGGGAGCCAGAATAGAAAtctggagagtcccagggccCAGGAGGAAAATGAGCGTCACCAGAGTCTGCCTGGCCACCTCATTATCTGCTCCCCTGCAAGTGCGTAACTCGCTGGAGGGAAAACAGCTCCAGGGGGAAAGATCCTACCCTCTTCCATTTCAGCAGCATCCAAGCCAGTGTTTACCAAGATTGCAGAGAGCTACTTGCCTGCAAGCCCAGGCTAGTAACTCAAGTTTTGACTATCCGATGTGTTAAGAAGTGAGGTGAAGGAAGAGTATGTCTTATAACTTTCTAGTGTCCTAACAACatgtttaaatttcctttttttaaagcctcTTTAAAAACGATGTCATAGAAATCAAACCAGAAAAGAGGTggggaagaaatgatgctgacttatttacttttttttttttaatacagagtgaaataaaatgTTCCAGAGTCAAAGAAGTGAAATTGGCCCACAGCATCTGCCTGAAGCTAAATGAGACCTCCAGCTGTGTAAGTCAAACCCCTCTGCCCATTccgcccccctccctctcctcccgaAATTACTTCTGAACCTCCTTAAGGTGAGTCTTGGAAGGACCGAGTTGGGTGGAGGCAGGGGCAGTTTAACATGGACAGGCTGctttgaatattgagctttagaTTTAGGGAGTGAGAGGCCCCATCTGGTGGACAAAGAAGGCAAAggtgattttatttaaatttacttcCCCCTCCTCTATTGTACTAtataggcttctcaggtgactcagtgcttaagaatctgcttgcccatgcaggtgacatgggttccatccctgagttgggaagattcccctggaggaggaaatggcagcccactccagtattcttgtctggaaaatcccatggacagaggagcctggtaggctacagtccatagggttgcaaatagttagatatgactgagcacacacacatgcatattacAATATATAGTCCGATTTAGGTTTGCTTTTATGTTAAGAAAGTCCTTCAGGAAATATAAACTAGTCAcctaaaaaatcaatttattattattttcatatagCTCTTTAATATAGAGAGAATTTTTTGCTGTAAATGCTTCATTCTCCGTATAACCAGTTCCCCCAGCATTATTTAGTCAATGACTCTCTCCTTTATTGACTGGAATTCTTCCTTTagtttttattcagtttttatgTGCCCTGTGctgcgcttagttgctcagtcatgtctgactctttgcgaccccacggactgtagcccgccaggctcctctgttcatggggattctccaggcaagaatactgcagtgggttgcatacccttcttcaggggatcttcccaacccagggatcgaaccgaggtctcccacattgcaggattctttactgcctgaaccagcagggaagcccaagaatactggagtaggtagcctatcccttctccagggcatcttcccgacccaggaattggaccggggtctcctgcactggaggtggattctttaccagctgagctaccagggaagcccttacacttTTATACATCAACACTTTCAATATCTAGCCAAGCGGATCTTTGCTATACAAAGACCTGTGTATAAGgcatttttcatctgtttttagaaaaattttagaaacaacaagtaaaaacccacaaaaccattaaaattttaattggaaccGCTCTAAAACCTcaccatttttttctgattttcctctGGTATTGttctgtgtctttttatttttttaatttttaaaatgttttttcccaTAGGTTTTATGGATTTCTTAAGATTTATTATATAGATTTTCCACGATATAGTCCAGTTGATTGTTTCTTGTATATTAGAAAGTTCATTGAGTTTATCATATTTACTTTGGGTCTAGCCATTTTGTTTAACATGCTTATTAATTccaggagattttttttaatgattatttttcatttttaaggtaAACCATCTTGTCATTTCTTATAatatgttggttttgtttttctttttagtagttatgcctctttcagtttcatgtcTTATTCCATGGCAAACTGTACagtattgtattaatttttaatgatgaTAGCAGATCTCCTTGCTTTGTTTCAGTAAATCCAGTTTCCTGCCAGTAACAATTTCCTGGATGAAAGAAAGGATGATAGGAAGAGTACTATTTACTTACAGATAAAAAGCATGTTCTTACAAGTTGGGAATCCATTTCAGGGAACCACATATATATGACATGTGACATACATGTATGGGAAAGAGTCTGGGTAAATACTGTAGTTTGTAGAGGGTGTTACGTTACTTATTTTTGTCCATTTTGACTGTTGGTATCTTGTGATTATCAGTTGGGTCATTCTAACTCACAGGTCTTCCAAAATAATAcctaagaaaattatttaacttacaattttaaaaaaacaacagaaatttggaaGACATAGGTTCACGCAATGGGAATAGCTAAGTGCAACTTGTAAAACAGTTAAGCATGAATatacagtgtgtacatgttaagaTTCTGTGTGTTTCTGATGCTGATTTTCAACTctactcatttaaaaaacatttttttttttttttttttttgcccaacaGTTTGCTAATTATAGCCAAGAAAAATgatcatcttctctctctctgtattaTCTTGGCTGAGCACTTATTTTCCTGTGCGTTGCAGTGGTCTGTGCCAGAATACTAATTCTTCGTACAAACGATTTAGAGCTAATCGCAGATGATTTATTCTAAATGTCTGTCCACTGCTCTTCAAAGTTCACGTTTAACGAGGGTCATCGTACCAGATAAGTGCCAGAAACTTACTGCTACTCCAGAAATAACTGCTTTTACTGTGctacagtctctctctctctctgaggccTTTACTGTCTAATCTACTTTGTGCCACAGCTGAAAAGATCTGCACTCTACTGTAATTCGGGGAGAATCTGCCAGTGGGGATGTGGAAAGACAGTAATTCCTCCAATATCCTAAAGAAGGCTTCTGCGCTGCCCATGATGAATCAACTCATAGCAGCACCTATGCAGTgctgttttggggtttttttttccttttccttccacctCTGTTGATCCCTGTCTTCCTGGGGGCTTCCTCTTCCCCAGCCCTCAGGCAGCATTGCCTCCTGTTTCCCTCAGTCAGCAATCCTTCTTCCAGAGTTTTGGGCCACAGCTCCTGTTCCCCAGATTCCTTTTCCATGAGTCCTACTGCATGCTTCTCTGATAATCAGCCTCTCCCCGACAGTGGTGCGGTGCCTCCTAATTTTCCTTAGGTTGCTTTCGTACCTTGGCCGTCAGAGAGCCTTATGGCCCTGGTTCTCATCGAGGGAAAACTCAGGCCTAATGAGAAGCATGAAGGACGTGGGTCCCCCTAACATCACACCCTCGAGTACTTATGTAATGCTGTCATGCTCTTCCATCTAATATGCTCCCATAACAGAAATAAGCATTGTTCTCAGCTCTCCAGACACTCATTTTACACTGGTAGACAGTAAGGATCCAGTCTGCTGGCTCTTGCTATGGGGATCACTGGGCCTGTCTTCTGTACATGCGTTCTGTAGACATTTCTATCCCAGCTACTCTCCTTTTGCTCCTGTGCTTCACCTCTAGATAGTGGTCACCTATGTCAGCCAGAGGACGGTAATCCCATACTCTTGTCAAGCAGCTGGTACTACATCCCAGGAGCCTCATTAGCAGAACGTGTCACCCACGCCTGATGTTCATTCTCTGTGCTGCAACCTCAGGTTAATTTACTTCTTGGTGGTTGTGATTTCCCACATGGTTTTCAGAATGTAAGCTTACTTTATTCTCTTATgcgtgtgtgagttgctcagtcctgtccgactctttgcggccccatggactggggcttgccaggctcctccatccatgggattttccaggcaagaatactggagtgggttgccattcccctcttcaggggatcttccccagccagggatcgaacctaggtctcccacattgcagatagactctttaccgtcttctttaccagctgagctgccagggaagcccttattctcTTATTTCATATCTATTGATCCAGGGGAATCTACCAAGGAGTCATTTTAatggtggtaaaatatacataacgtgaaatttaccattttaagtgtgcagttcagtacTGTTGCGTACATTCACCCTGTTGTATGATCAATGTTAGGAACTCATTTCATCTTCCAGAACTGAAACTCTCCACCCATTAAACAACTTCCCTTTACCCccgcctcctccttctccctgatAACCACTGTTCTTTCTGTCTCTAAGAATTTGGTTATTCTAGGTACCCCGTATGAGTGGAATCATgtagtatttatctttttgtgactgaTACATAATCACTTAGTCTAATGTCCTCAAGGCTCATCCATgatgtagcatgtgtcagaattttcttttttaaggctgaataatattccattgtatgttcaTGTCCaattttactcattcattcacctaTGAACACTTGGGTCGCTTCCCCCTTTTGGCTTATGGttaataatgctgttatgaacatgttTGCTCAGATATCTCAACACTCTTATTTCTTTtggtatatatccagaaatggaattgctggatcatatggtaactctatttttaaaattttgaggaatcaccatactgttttccataatagtTGCACCACCTTATTTCTCACCAATGGGACACAGACGTTCCAGTTTCTCCTCATCCTCACCAGCACTCATTATTTTCGGTTTTTTGATGGCAGCCGTGTGATTGGATGCGAGGTGCCTctgattgccatttcctaatgATTAACGATGCTGGGTTTTCTTTCATGTGCTTACTAACCGTTTGtgtatcttctctggagaaatctctattcaagtcctttgccctcCAATTTGTCTTTCGGAACTGCCTTTCTTCAGAACCACCTATGTTTATAAGCAGAGGTGGTACTTGCTCAGCTAGCTCACACCCCCTTGTGCTGTCCCACTTACTTCACTGGGCAGGCTGCCTCCAGGTAATGTCCCCCAGCCCGTGTCTTCCTTGCCCTCCGCTCAAACACTACAGGTTAGTTTCCATGCAGAAAAAGTAAGTTGCAGATGGGGGACTGATGAAGACAGAGTGTCTTCTGGAAAGAACCTGAGATCGGGGACACCCTGACTTTTGGTCAGCTGCCCACCTGTGTGACTTGTCCTTTAATTATTCCAGTCTCTATATGAAAAGAGGGATTTTAGCTGCATTGTCAAGCTTACACCAAAGTCAATAAAATACTGAGagagggggaggaagggagagagagaggtgacTGATTCTAGAGTTTTAAGATTGAGTAATATCTTAAAGTTGAGAAAAATACCTGTCCCTCTCTCCCCCAACTCCAATATTTAATGTGCTTCTTTAACATGCTGAGAGTCTTTGCAAAGTTTGAGAATGCTGCTTTAGAAAACTTAGGTGGTTTtattatgatgatgataatgtttttataaaatacCATGTGCTAGCTGATGGTCCACCAGTCTGATTCCCACGAACAACATGGTGAGGCTGTGGCTTCCTCCTGCCCACTGTCCCATGATGCCTGCCTGCAGCCTCTCTTGGGGGAGGATGTTTATTTCAAGCGTCCGGAGGCGCATTGTGCTTTGTTCAGGATCCACCTGCTTCTGTCCAGGCTCAGACACAATTCACTGATGCTGCTGGATTCCAGAGTAGGAGGGAGGCTGGCCGGCCACTGTTATTCCCCTGAATTGAGTCCAAGAAACTAAGCAAAGGGCGGAGGGCCCCCGTGTGGAAGTCAAACCACTTGGGACGTTAAGATGAACAAGAGTTCACAGAGTTCTTGTTTTTCTGGTGCTATGCTTTGTGCAGTCTGGGTTCAAAATTATTTAATGTCCACCCAcatccccctccccgcccccaactGAGAGGCCTTACAATCTAGTCACAGAGAAATGATAATAGCAGTAAGGCAGAATGTGATTAAACATCGACGTGCGGATTCTAGACGATATGGTCTAGGAGGTGTTGCTTCAGAACAGCTGCCGTTTATCCCGTGCCCACTTGGTTCCAAGCACCTTGTCAGACACTCTTCACAGAGCAGCTCTTCAGTCACCACCCCTACTGAGTCTTCAGCTGAGGAACCTCACACTCAGATGAGCTGTATGACTTGCAAAGAATCTAGTAAATAGCAGAGCAAGGACGGATACCCAGTCTGCTGGAAGATAGGGACTGGTTTCTTGGAGGAGGGGAGGTGGAATCAAGCCTTGAAGGATGAAATTCCAAGGGGAAAGGCCATGTGCTTCATTCCCAGGGGCAACCCATTCTGTGAAGGCTGCAGGCTCATGCATGCCTGGGCTTCCTCAGGGTGGCACCCGCACTCCCGAGGCCCTTCCCCAGCTTCTCCTGCATACATTCTGTCCATTCTGTGAGGCCTATTTCGAGATGTTTCTGATAACCCCGAAGCAGGCGTGTGCTTGCTCTCCTGTACATGCCCACGGTACCATTGTGCCTCTCTTAGGGTTCTTACCATGTGACTCTATCAACTCTGAagtctctttgtgcctcagtttcttcatctataaaatggggagagTAACAGTGTCCATCTCATAGAGTTGTGTGAAACCTAAGTGAGTCAATGTGCAGAAAGCACTTAGGACCAGTGCCTGAGACACAGGAAGTTGTGTCTGTCTTCATGGCCATGTGGACATACCAACAGCTCCGACCACGTGGAATTCATTGCTAGCCCCgctccacatacacacaccacacacgacACACGCACAGAGGGATTCACGCAGTTCTGATCACCATCAGAACAGCTGAGTCTGATCGAGGCGGAGCTTCTTAGGACTCAGCACACGGAGGAGGTGCCTCCTTGTTCGGCTTGTTTCGATTGTGCCCCGTCCCCCTGCCTCTCTCGGGAACGAGACACATGTCAGCCAGAGATACCTTACAAGCCCAGAGTCATCCAGGCAGggacttccctcctcctcctccagaagCTGCTCACGGGGCAGCAAGGCAAGTCCGAGGGGACACGAGCCCAGAGAAGAAGGAGACTGCTGACCACACCCAGTGTGGTGCCCAGACTCCCCACAGCAAATGCTATTGTGAGGAGCTCttatcctgggacttccctggagaccTGCCTCATCTGTCCTTCTCCCAAGGAAGAAGGAGCCATGGCCTGAGGACTCATCTCTCTGTAACCTTGGCTCTTGGGGCCCTTCTAAGGTTCCCGCTGGATTCCTCTCTTCTGTGATCCGGAGGTTAGCTCGCCCTGCTGTCTGGGCTCCCCAAAGCCTCGAATTCCAGCTGGCAGAAGAAAGCTGGGACGTGAGGCCAATCTTGACCTTGCCTTGTGCAGGAGCAAAGGAGCCTGGGTTTTACTGCCTTGGGCCACAGCAATAGGAAAATACCCAGGCTGCTTGCCAAGCTGGGAGGGCCCTGTGGCCTTGCCCTCGGAGCAGCACCGCTCTGCAAACAGGAAGCTCTCTCCTCCACGGAGGCTCAGCTCTGATGCCCCTCACACGCCCCAGCAGTTTTCCCCTCACAGGAAAGCTGTCAGAGCTGCTCAGGCATTTCCTCCCCCGCCATCTGCCATCCGGACAGAGGAGAGTGTCTTGGTTTTGATTCCTTTTCTGGGTAGAGCAGGCCACTCCCTTCGGAGGCTGCTGGAATAAATCCTAGAAGACCGAGGAGGGGGAACAGCCACGGCTTCTAATTCATCCCTTTCCTGAGGCTATACTGTTGAAGAATTGTCAGAGTCTGTCTTCTGAGTCTGAGCGTCTGACTCTCACGGACTAGTCAGTCAGCAACCTGGAGCGAcctgtccacctcatgtgaaactGGATTCCGTGTCTCTAGTGGGGACAGGGAATGGAAAACTAGACAGGAGCCCCACTTGAATTTGAGCCATGCTGTCTGTGAGACCCCTTGGAGACTAAGAGGGAAGGGATGAGGATCCCGTTGCATCTATAGTCATAAATTTCTTCTCTACTCCTCATCTCCCTTGGCTTTTCCTTCAATATCTGGGCCTCTTATAGCCTTGAAACAGAGGGTTTTATCTTCATTTGTATTGCACTGTTAATATTTTGTGTTATTGGTGATTTCTTTTGAACTTAATTTGGATAGTGTAGGTTTACATGGGCAATCCTTCAATAAGGTAATGGTTCCTAAATTTGTTCTCTGACATCATAGAGTGCCAGCTAAGACCACCTTTTGATCTTGGaaaattttggagtttttttttttttttttcttattgtgttTTTGCACATATGAAgtttgcaagatttttttttcacttggaattttagggggggaaaaaaaggattcTTTTTGTTTTGAGGGTAACAGTGGGACTTTAATCTGAATCATTGCCTGAGACTCCGGATACAGTGCAGAGGATACCAGCGACCTCATGTCCTGCTCACCACTTTTCTCTGTTGTCCCAGGAGGAGTTTAAGAAGAACAATGAAGAGAAACTGACCGGATTCCTGTGTCAGAAGAAACAGGCCGAGGTGTGCTCCTTGCTCCTGGCCCAGTCTGAGGTGAGGCCTCAGTGCCTGCTGCTGGTCCTGACCAACAGGACAGGTAAGGGACAGGTCTGTGCTGAGGTCTAGAGGGGGAGACGGGCTGGGGTTAGAGGATGCTGGGTAGAAACCAGGCATTGCAGCTCAGAGGGCACAGGTGCCGGGGAGCAGGGCCatgctgaggctgggaaagacccTCCTGAGATCTACCCTCACTGTCAGAGCCTCTTCTAGAACAGCGCAGGATGAGCTGTTCCAGCTTCTGGATGCAGCAAACTCCATTTCTCATTCTAGAAAGTTCCAGCAAGATCAAACTTCTGGAAGAGCACCGGTCTGACCTGAGAGAGGTAAGTTTGCAGAGATGAGGGGTCTCAGGGGAGAAAGTACCTACCTACCCTTCCTACCTCCCCACCCTTCTCCAACGGTCTTTGCCCTTCTATCTTTGAAACAAAATTTTACAGTTCAGCTTAATGAAGAGATACCAGTCTTAAGTCCTGTTTAGAAAATCCCCGAGGTCTATGTCTTCTTGGGTGTATTCAGTGTTGAGTCACACAGAGGCGTCTAGCATGGGCTGGGCTCCTCTTCTAGAACCCACCTTCCACAAGTGGAAGGCTCACTTTTCTATGGCTTCTCTTCAAGATGGGCATCGAGGACATCTCTGAAGAAGTTGTCAGCAGCCACCAGAGCTATTCCCGGAAGACCTTGATTGCACTGGTCACCTCGGGGATCCTGCTGGCCATCTTGATCACCACGTGCTATTTCCTGATGAACCGCCGCAGCTGGAGCCCAACGGGAGAAAGGCTGGTCAGTTCTGGGCTCCAGGGCAAAGCAAATGATGAAGCTAGGTCTCCTGGGGAGGTCCGTGAATGTCATGCAAGGGGAGGAGAAATACCGGAAGAGGTACTTCTGTGCCCTCACACAGGAATGTGTGCACATGGACATTACTGTATCTGTGGACGAGTCAGAACAATATATAGTAGACTGGGGAGGGGGGCGTGAACTGGGACCCTGCCCCCACATGGTAACAGATGGTTTGTGtcatctattttttgttttccctggGATAGTTTAGCTGGGTACAAACCAGAACAGCTAAAGCAGCCATTTCTTTGCAAGCATATTAAAGGCCCATGGGTACCCAGTGTCTCACAAGAAGG containing:
- the CD34 gene encoding hematopoietic progenitor cell antigen CD34 precursor (The RefSeq protein has 3 substitutions compared to this genomic sequence), which gives rise to MLGRRGARAGRGMVRGWTALCLLSLLPSMEFTQTPMAATTATVSASPEISSPVPTTTFDWRSMNSSTFRSTSLYDVSQDSNGTTAVTLVPASTDSFTSTSETLPASGAVNSSVQSQTSLATTVSSTLISFATSEATLQPSTFPGNISDSLYNSTSPVTSSIITSPSFSPTQSILKSEIKCSRVKEVKLAHSICLKLNETSSCEEFKKNNEEKLTGFLCQKKQAEVCSLLLAQSEVRPQCLLLVLTNRTESSSKIKLLEEHWSDLREMGIEDISEEAVSSHQSYSRKTLIALVTSGILLAILITTCYFLMNRRSWSPTGERLGEDPYYVENGGGQGYSSGPEASPEAQGKAIVNRGAQENGTGQATSRNGHSARQRVVADTEL